A part of Paenibacillus sp. sptzw28 genomic DNA contains:
- a CDS encoding alpha/beta hydrolase family protein: MALIQCEYYSDVLGLSTSMTVILPQTAHTQIGMKTTANGEKHKTLLLLHGLSDDHTIWLRRTSIERYASALGLAVVMPAVHRSFYSDMISGYNYWTFISEELPALARSFFPLSDRREDNFVAGLSMGGYGAFKLALSYPERYQAAASLSGALYLPSVRHHFPIDFEKIFGTLEQAENSPNDLFKLAADTASGGVSPQLYQCCGTEDFLYEDNVKFREYAKELKLPLTYEEEPGDHDWGYWDHKIQRVLQWLPLQSANV, encoded by the coding sequence ATGGCTCTTATTCAATGTGAATATTATTCCGATGTTCTAGGCTTGTCCACTTCGATGACTGTCATACTGCCGCAAACGGCACACACGCAGATCGGTATGAAGACAACCGCCAACGGCGAAAAGCACAAAACACTTCTGCTCCTGCACGGACTCTCGGACGACCACACGATTTGGCTCCGCCGAACGTCAATCGAACGCTACGCGTCCGCGCTTGGACTTGCCGTGGTCATGCCTGCCGTGCATCGGAGCTTCTACTCGGACATGATCAGCGGCTACAATTATTGGACCTTTATAAGCGAGGAACTGCCGGCATTGGCGCGTTCGTTCTTCCCGCTATCCGACCGCCGCGAGGATAACTTCGTTGCCGGCTTGTCCATGGGCGGGTATGGAGCTTTCAAGCTGGCTCTAAGCTACCCGGAACGTTATCAAGCGGCGGCAAGCTTGTCCGGCGCGCTTTATCTGCCATCCGTGAGGCATCATTTCCCCATTGATTTCGAGAAAATATTCGGCACTCTGGAGCAAGCCGAGAACAGCCCGAACGACTTGTTCAAGCTTGCCGCAGATACCGCCTCCGGCGGAGTATCTCCTCAGCTTTACCAATGCTGCGGAACTGAGGACTTCCTGTATGAGGACAATGTGAAATTCCGCGAATACGCGAAGGAACTAAAGCTGCCTCTGACCTATGAGGAAGAGCCGGGGGATCATGATTGGGGCTACTGGGATCATAAAATTCAACGCGTGCTTCAGTGGCTTCCTCTGCAGAGCGCCAACGTTTAG
- a CDS encoding GMC oxidoreductase: MLNPSQNDMKEWIPLTPIEKMAQTDYDVIIVGSGAGGGAALWRLCEKWGRNGKRIGLVEAGDLLLPTHAANIPVFNGPRFELFQSAHSDYIGNRLPDFPNVILIRALGGRTLFWAMESPRFPPFTFETWPITYREIAPYYNIAERIMKVNTIYSLGSAVQDILLERSRTGGLPEATTVPLALDPQATQFGQVHSDPAFSSISYMAYALNTRPFDLSVRTRALQVFTEKGKAAGIKVMTWDGKTHFISARTVILSASTLETPRILLHSGIPGEAIGRNLVDHSFVSAEATANRQMFPEVLGTSKIYVPDSEQRRFHMLLLGPTLYQQFVEPPVADSLKFLFYTYGTVEPRLENRVYLNPNQLDAYGVPGIGVEFSWSSRDMAIIEQMLVSTGKWVETLNMSPLQAPELWPPGSIKHESGTCRMGDNPATSACNRYGQIHGIPGLFVADNSVLSLTAGANPTLTTMALAMRTADYIVETSS, translated from the coding sequence ATGCTGAATCCTTCGCAAAACGACATGAAAGAATGGATTCCGCTCACCCCGATCGAGAAGATGGCGCAGACTGACTATGACGTCATTATTGTCGGCAGCGGCGCAGGGGGAGGAGCAGCACTATGGCGGCTGTGCGAGAAATGGGGACGAAACGGCAAGCGAATCGGCCTCGTCGAGGCCGGGGACCTGCTGCTTCCGACACATGCCGCGAACATACCCGTTTTTAACGGCCCCCGTTTCGAGCTGTTCCAATCTGCCCATTCGGATTATATCGGGAATCGGCTGCCTGATTTTCCGAATGTGATCCTCATAAGGGCTCTTGGAGGAAGAACCTTATTTTGGGCGATGGAGAGCCCGCGTTTCCCTCCGTTCACTTTCGAAACTTGGCCGATAACTTATCGGGAGATTGCTCCTTACTACAATATTGCGGAACGGATTATGAAGGTTAACACGATCTATTCTCTGGGCTCTGCGGTCCAGGACATCCTTCTGGAACGCTCGCGTACCGGAGGTCTACCGGAGGCAACGACCGTACCGCTTGCGTTGGACCCTCAAGCGACTCAATTCGGGCAAGTTCATTCGGACCCCGCTTTCAGCTCCATTTCTTATATGGCTTATGCGCTGAATACCAGACCGTTCGATCTTAGCGTAAGGACCCGTGCTTTGCAGGTGTTTACCGAGAAAGGAAAAGCCGCCGGTATCAAGGTTATGACTTGGGATGGGAAAACGCATTTCATTTCCGCGAGAACAGTCATTTTGTCGGCAAGCACGTTAGAAACTCCGCGCATTCTGCTCCATTCCGGCATTCCGGGGGAGGCGATCGGCAGAAATTTGGTCGACCATTCTTTCGTAAGTGCCGAGGCGACGGCCAACCGGCAGATGTTTCCCGAGGTACTGGGTACATCCAAGATTTATGTGCCGGACTCGGAACAACGAAGATTTCATATGCTCTTGTTAGGACCGACTCTCTATCAGCAATTTGTGGAACCGCCTGTGGCCGATTCGCTCAAGTTCTTGTTCTACACCTATGGAACGGTCGAGCCAAGGCTTGAGAACCGTGTCTATCTTAATCCAAACCAACTTGATGCATACGGCGTCCCAGGGATCGGCGTCGAGTTTTCGTGGAGCAGCCGGGATATGGCCATTATTGAACAGATGCTCGTTTCGACGGGCAAATGGGTAGAAACCCTGAACATGTCGCCTCTTCAGGCGCCCGAGTTATGGCCGCCGGGAAGCATTAAACATGAGTCGGGAACATGTAGAATGGGTGATAACCCCGCTACTTCAGCGTGTAACCGTTACGGACAAATTCACGGCATCCCTGGGCTATTCGTTGCAGATAACAGTGTACTGTCGCTCACCGCAGGGGCTAACCCTACATTGACGACAATGGCGCTCGCCATGCGCACTGCCGACTATATCGTCGAAACGTCCAGTTGA
- a CDS encoding beta-propeller fold lactonase family protein, whose amino-acid sequence MPVLDTGLLSNRDESRMTHLSITALNMGRHKAVAGFQIYEILPSLEEENYGSLHFTTLEIAALQPVVEPGCAFTVDYDMNGLQTFGVRVIVSGPGAGDVTAAMMERNTEGKVTAIHHMAVMSSKPEGRLLAYVANHTQHTISVIDTGVNMRAATISLPPGSSPRLLDLAPDGLKAYVSCQGDKTVRVIDTITHSVCAEIGFPIGAVPFAVTAAPSGRKVYVTTMIEDYVAVIDTETDSIAKLISLPPGSDPTAIAVTPDGTRAYCCLINTGAIAVIDTSSDTITATIRLPKKSKPSAAAVTPDGEFIYASDIHFEKVYVIEASTNRIVKSISLIPGSDPQNIVITPDGAIAYVASRGSDELVVINISRNEILTTIDLPNGSNMSDLAVTSDGSKVYVTILTFGYVAVIDVESHLPVAILPVGSFPSGVAITPMRLV is encoded by the coding sequence ATGCCGGTATTGGATACGGGACTCCTGAGTAATCGGGACGAATCGCGTATGACACATCTTTCAATAACCGCTCTGAACATGGGCAGACATAAGGCGGTAGCCGGTTTCCAAATCTATGAGATTCTGCCTTCCTTAGAAGAAGAAAACTATGGGAGCTTGCACTTCACCACGCTTGAAATCGCCGCTCTTCAGCCTGTGGTGGAACCCGGCTGCGCATTCACGGTTGATTATGATATGAATGGGCTGCAAACCTTTGGCGTCCGCGTGATTGTTAGCGGACCAGGGGCAGGGGATGTTACTGCTGCAATGATGGAGAGGAATACAGAAGGCAAGGTGACGGCCATACACCATATGGCCGTCATGTCCTCAAAGCCGGAGGGACGGCTGCTGGCTTATGTGGCTAACCATACCCAGCACACGATATCGGTCATCGATACCGGGGTCAACATGAGGGCGGCGACAATCTCGCTTCCGCCCGGGAGCAGCCCGCGGCTGCTTGATCTTGCACCGGATGGACTGAAAGCCTATGTTTCCTGCCAGGGAGATAAGACGGTAAGAGTGATCGATACGATAACACACTCGGTATGCGCGGAGATCGGTTTTCCAATCGGCGCGGTTCCATTCGCCGTGACGGCAGCTCCAAGCGGGAGGAAGGTCTATGTCACAACGATGATAGAAGACTATGTGGCCGTTATCGACACGGAAACGGATTCGATTGCAAAGCTCATTTCACTGCCCCCCGGAAGCGACCCGACGGCCATAGCTGTTACGCCGGACGGCACACGGGCATACTGCTGTCTGATCAATACCGGGGCAATCGCCGTCATTGACACTTCGAGCGACACAATAACGGCAACGATAAGGCTTCCCAAAAAAAGCAAACCGTCAGCGGCGGCTGTTACACCGGACGGAGAATTCATTTATGCATCCGATATTCACTTCGAAAAAGTGTATGTAATTGAGGCCTCCACGAACCGGATCGTAAAAAGTATTTCTCTTATACCTGGCAGCGACCCGCAGAACATCGTCATCACGCCGGACGGCGCGATTGCATACGTAGCCAGTCGCGGAAGCGACGAGCTGGTCGTCATTAACATTTCCCGAAATGAAATACTGACGACGATCGATTTGCCGAACGGCAGCAATATGAGCGATTTGGCGGTTACGAGTGACGGATCGAAGGTCTACGTAACCATTCTGACATTCGGTTATGTTGCAGTCATTGATGTAGAAAGCCATTTGCCTGTCGCCATCCTCCCGGTTGGAAGCTTTCCATCCGGCGTAGCGATTACGCCAATGAGGCTTGTATAG
- a CDS encoding GMC oxidoreductase: MTGYSKDQPFSSPDVRQRIADREPRNPFIPSTTHKQWIPPGIPLEHWMPLTPLEKMAQTDYDALIVGSGAGGGAVLWRLCEQWARSGKKIGIIESGPLLLPTHGRNLPTMDQERFVQYFSNPLHTEYIGKHWPEYPGARIIRALGGRTLKWNLMTPRLSAVHFESWPIPYKDIVPYYLIAEEMMDVTTDYAKGSSIQQTLLQRLRARGLADAQALPIAADLQASQFGIIHSNVFASSINFFARALNIRTFDLAVNTRAVQVLTENGRAAGVTAMTPGGKSYTITAKTVIVSAGTWETPRLLFYSGIPGKAIGHYLVNHPRVISTAKGNRDQFGEVSGVASLMIPHPDNSRILMNGMAPDPEEYYWYAYQDKPYLNQLKFRFFCQGTMEPRFENHVFLVPGTEDEYGVPRLQVKFSYSNQDRVMIAEQFKFLGKAVGVMGLEFDNAPRLLVPGEDNAECGTCRMGLDPDTSATDIFGQIHSVPGLFVADNSVVRLSGPANPTLTTVALAIRTADYIAAVQPHLLP; the protein is encoded by the coding sequence ATGACCGGATATTCAAAAGACCAACCGTTTTCCAGCCCGGACGTTCGCCAGCGTATAGCAGACCGGGAGCCTCGTAACCCGTTTATTCCGTCCACAACGCACAAACAATGGATTCCTCCCGGAATTCCGCTGGAACATTGGATGCCGCTGACCCCTCTGGAGAAAATGGCGCAAACCGATTACGACGCCCTGATCGTCGGCAGTGGAGCCGGTGGCGGGGCCGTTCTATGGAGACTGTGCGAACAGTGGGCAAGATCCGGGAAAAAAATCGGGATAATCGAATCGGGCCCGCTGCTCCTGCCGACTCACGGGCGAAATCTTCCGACAATGGACCAGGAACGTTTCGTTCAATATTTCTCGAATCCCCTGCATACGGAATATATCGGAAAGCATTGGCCGGAATACCCGGGAGCAAGGATTATCAGGGCTCTAGGAGGCAGAACGCTGAAATGGAATTTAATGACGCCCCGGTTATCCGCTGTGCATTTCGAATCGTGGCCGATACCGTATAAGGACATTGTCCCATACTATCTGATAGCCGAAGAAATGATGGATGTAACGACCGACTATGCCAAGGGGTCGTCGATCCAGCAGACGCTTCTGCAGCGGCTTCGGGCGCGAGGGCTTGCCGATGCCCAAGCGCTGCCCATTGCCGCCGATCTTCAGGCGTCGCAATTCGGCATCATCCATTCGAATGTGTTCGCCAGTTCGATCAACTTTTTTGCCAGAGCCCTGAATATCAGGACTTTCGATCTTGCTGTCAATACCCGGGCGGTTCAAGTGCTCACCGAGAATGGAAGAGCGGCTGGCGTAACGGCTATGACTCCGGGCGGGAAAAGTTATACAATCACCGCTAAAACGGTTATCGTCTCAGCCGGAACATGGGAGACGCCTCGCCTTCTTTTCTACTCCGGTATTCCCGGGAAAGCAATCGGACATTATTTGGTCAATCACCCGAGGGTGATCTCGACGGCCAAGGGAAACCGGGACCAATTCGGGGAAGTATCTGGAGTGGCGAGCCTTATGATTCCGCATCCGGACAACAGCCGAATATTAATGAACGGGATGGCTCCCGATCCGGAAGAATATTATTGGTATGCGTACCAAGACAAACCGTATTTAAACCAGTTGAAATTCCGGTTTTTCTGCCAGGGGACAATGGAGCCGCGGTTTGAAAACCACGTTTTTCTCGTGCCGGGAACAGAAGATGAGTACGGCGTCCCCCGACTGCAGGTTAAGTTTTCGTACAGTAATCAAGACCGTGTGATGATTGCCGAGCAGTTCAAATTCCTGGGGAAAGCAGTGGGGGTTATGGGACTCGAGTTCGATAATGCACCCCGTCTTCTTGTCCCGGGGGAAGACAATGCTGAATGCGGGACATGCCGGATGGGACTGGATCCCGATACATCGGCAACCGACATTTTCGGACAGATCCATAGTGTTCCCGGCCTGTTCGTGGCTGACAACAGCGTCGTTCGTCTGTCCGGACCCGCCAATCCTACTTTAACAACAGTCGCTTTGGCGATACGAACGGCAGATTATATAGCTGCAGTTCAGCCTCATCTTTTACCATAA
- a CDS encoding ABC transporter ATP-binding protein, translating into MQTTIPEIKGNGRLLIKLIRQTKPSAVLISIAVMMSVASTIVGLIIPLFTKRLVDGFSLSSLSWGQISAIAVTFIVQTVASGVSIYMLNRIGQKVVAELRDRLWKKLLVLKVDYYDAHRTGETISRMTNDTGTVKSLIAEHMTGFFTGIISIIGSVTVLFYMDWRMTAVMLGVIPVAALFLVPLGRQMYKISKGLQDETASFTTVLTQVLSEIRLVKSSNAEAKEYMNGKNRITNLFGFGLREAKVQAMIAPLMFLVMMLLLVVIVGYGGMRVSSGALTAGELVAFILYLIQIVMPMSQITNFFTQFQKTTGATGRIIEMLDADEEDHQTGNDVERADKVIAFDQLTFAYPNGEAVLKDISFEVKPGTVTAIVGPSGSGKTTLFSLLERYYEPTSGRIRLGPDDIGTFSLQSWRSQFGYVSQESPLIAGSIRENICYGIHREVTREELERAAAMAYADKFIRELPGGYETEVGERGVKLSGGQRQRIAIARALLRDPQILMLDEATSSLDSKSEVVVQEALKNLMTGRTTLVIAHRLSTVVDADQIVFIEKGTLTGSGTHEELLRTHGLYREFATQQLRLNDRDDYVKLSV; encoded by the coding sequence ATGCAGACAACAATTCCTGAGATAAAAGGAAACGGTAGGCTCTTGATCAAACTGATCAGGCAGACGAAGCCATCCGCTGTATTAATATCGATTGCAGTTATGATGAGCGTAGCCTCGACGATTGTCGGGCTCATAATCCCGTTGTTTACGAAAAGACTGGTGGACGGGTTCTCGCTCAGCAGCCTGAGCTGGGGACAAATCAGCGCAATTGCCGTCACGTTCATTGTTCAAACCGTAGCCAGCGGCGTATCGATCTATATGCTTAACCGGATCGGGCAGAAGGTCGTCGCCGAGCTGCGCGACAGGCTGTGGAAGAAGCTGCTTGTCCTAAAGGTCGACTACTACGACGCGCACCGGACCGGGGAAACGATCAGCCGAATGACGAACGACACGGGAACCGTCAAGTCGCTTATTGCCGAGCACATGACCGGCTTCTTTACCGGTATCATCTCCATTATCGGATCCGTCACTGTTCTCTTCTATATGGATTGGCGGATGACCGCGGTCATGCTCGGGGTGATTCCGGTTGCTGCACTGTTTCTCGTTCCGTTGGGAAGGCAAATGTACAAAATTTCGAAAGGCCTGCAGGATGAGACTGCGTCTTTCACGACCGTGCTGACGCAAGTCTTGTCCGAAATACGGCTCGTGAAGTCATCCAATGCCGAGGCGAAGGAATACATGAACGGTAAGAACCGTATTACGAATTTGTTCGGATTCGGATTACGGGAAGCCAAGGTACAGGCGATGATTGCGCCGCTTATGTTTCTTGTTATGATGCTGCTGCTCGTCGTCATTGTGGGGTACGGCGGCATGCGTGTTTCATCTGGCGCCCTTACTGCCGGCGAACTGGTCGCTTTTATTCTCTATCTCATCCAGATCGTCATGCCGATGAGTCAAATTACGAACTTCTTTACGCAATTTCAGAAGACGACCGGAGCAACGGGACGTATTATCGAGATGCTGGATGCCGATGAAGAGGACCATCAGACGGGCAATGATGTAGAACGGGCTGATAAAGTCATTGCATTCGACCAGCTGACCTTTGCATATCCGAACGGAGAAGCAGTCCTAAAGGATATCAGCTTCGAGGTAAAGCCGGGCACAGTAACCGCAATCGTCGGACCGAGCGGAAGCGGCAAAACAACGCTCTTCTCGCTGCTGGAGCGTTATTACGAGCCTACAAGCGGCAGGATTCGCCTTGGTCCCGACGACATCGGGACATTCTCTCTTCAATCGTGGCGCAGCCAGTTCGGTTATGTCTCGCAAGAAAGCCCGCTCATTGCCGGCTCCATCAGGGAAAATATCTGCTACGGGATTCATCGCGAAGTAACGCGCGAGGAACTGGAAAGAGCAGCGGCAATGGCTTATGCCGATAAGTTCATCCGCGAGCTGCCAGGCGGTTATGAGACCGAGGTCGGCGAACGGGGTGTCAAGCTCTCGGGTGGACAGAGACAACGAATTGCCATTGCCCGTGCGCTCCTGCGCGATCCGCAAATACTTATGCTTGACGAAGCAACGTCCAGTCTTGACAGCAAATCGGAGGTCGTTGTCCAGGAAGCGCTCAAAAACCTCATGACTGGACGGACGACCCTTGTTATTGCGCACCGGTTATCGACCGTGGTGGATGCCGATCAAATTGTTTTCATTGAGAAGGGCACGCTGACCGGAAGCGGTACGCATGAAGAACTGCTGCGCACGCACGGGCTGTACCGGGAATTTGCGACACAGCAGCTGCGTCTTAACGATCGGGATGATTATGTGAAGCTTTCCGTGTAG
- a CDS encoding serine hydrolase, with product MSVITEDPDKPPRSPDSNGFGRLGISQVQKDCQVWNIKDVVIIHKGETAWRWHDNQTDRVGAVYSCTKSLLSALIGIAVGQGYIADLDQPISEYFPELEDADDERKRAIRIKHLLSMTPGFDWPDFDKPYWRMKRTSDWVRFVLDQPMAHEPGEVFTYNSGGSHLLSAILTKATGMPVYEFARERLFNKLGFRKPKWNSFGGVYEGGAGLHLSTQDMAKFGLLYLQRGQWKGEQLIPAAWVDSSTTMRHKGLLHYEPPIFGAYGYHWWISSKEHNGKVDYYFAKGYGGQYIFVVPELELVAAIRKEPEGKNNAIYSKRLLMEHIIPNVPK from the coding sequence ATGAGCGTGATAACGGAAGATCCGGATAAACCGCCGCGCAGTCCAGATTCAAATGGTTTCGGCCGTTTGGGGATTTCACAAGTTCAAAAAGACTGCCAAGTCTGGAATATTAAGGATGTCGTTATTATTCATAAAGGCGAAACCGCTTGGAGATGGCATGATAACCAAACCGACCGTGTCGGAGCCGTCTACTCCTGTACCAAGAGCCTGTTGTCCGCCTTGATCGGCATCGCAGTCGGGCAAGGATATATCGCCGATTTGGACCAGCCGATTTCGGAATATTTCCCAGAACTCGAAGACGCAGACGACGAGCGCAAACGCGCTATCCGCATCAAGCATTTGCTAAGTATGACGCCGGGGTTCGATTGGCCTGATTTCGATAAGCCGTATTGGCGGATGAAACGGACAAGCGACTGGGTGAGGTTCGTCCTGGACCAGCCGATGGCGCATGAACCGGGCGAGGTGTTCACTTACAACTCAGGCGGTTCCCACTTGTTGTCGGCTATATTAACGAAGGCGACCGGCATGCCGGTATATGAATTTGCCAGGGAGCGCTTGTTCAATAAGCTCGGCTTCCGCAAGCCGAAATGGAACAGCTTTGGCGGCGTTTATGAAGGCGGAGCAGGGCTTCATTTGTCAACGCAGGACATGGCGAAATTCGGATTGTTGTATCTGCAGCGGGGACAATGGAAAGGCGAGCAGCTTATTCCCGCAGCTTGGGTGGATAGTTCCACAACTATGCGTCACAAGGGGCTCCTTCATTACGAACCGCCTATCTTCGGCGCGTACGGGTATCACTGGTGGATATCCTCGAAGGAGCATAACGGGAAGGTAGATTACTATTTTGCCAAAGGCTACGGGGGCCAGTATATATTTGTCGTGCCTGAGCTGGAGCTTGTTGCCGCGATCCGTAAAGAGCCGGAAGGGAAGAACAACGCGATATATTCCAAAAGGCTGCTGATGGAGCATATCATTCCGAACGTGCCCAAATGA
- a CDS encoding ThuA domain-containing protein: MKSDLRISIKRLFLLLGVFLMAATVVSPAPAGLAKGKPAFRLLVFTKTTGHHHDSIPEAKEAVRKLAAENNFAADFTDDAEKFNDANLAKYDAVLFLLTTGELLNPDQQAAFERYIRAGHGYAGVHAAADAEYDWPFYGELLGAYFDDHPMYPDPEVQRGVVRVEDPTHPSTYFLPKAWLRLDEWYNYRTNPRDKAHILLNLDESTYKGGTMGADHPIAWCRNYSGGRSWYTGLGHTITSYHEPLFLQHLLGGLQWAAGVKPGRCEAAPQK, from the coding sequence ATGAAAAGCGACTTACGCATTTCGATTAAACGGCTCTTTCTGCTGCTCGGAGTGTTCCTCATGGCTGCGACGGTTGTCTCCCCGGCGCCTGCGGGATTGGCCAAGGGAAAGCCGGCCTTCAGACTGCTCGTCTTTACGAAAACCACCGGTCACCATCATGACTCTATTCCGGAAGCGAAGGAAGCCGTGCGCAAGCTGGCCGCCGAGAACAATTTCGCCGCGGATTTTACCGACGATGCGGAGAAATTCAACGACGCCAACCTGGCGAAATATGACGCGGTCCTGTTTCTTCTGACAACCGGGGAACTACTGAATCCGGACCAGCAAGCCGCGTTCGAACGCTACATTCGAGCCGGACACGGTTATGCCGGCGTGCATGCGGCAGCCGACGCCGAGTATGACTGGCCATTCTACGGGGAACTCTTGGGCGCGTACTTCGACGACCATCCGATGTATCCGGATCCGGAGGTTCAAAGAGGGGTTGTCCGTGTGGAGGATCCGACTCATCCGTCGACTTATTTTCTGCCGAAAGCTTGGTTGCGATTGGACGAGTGGTACAATTACCGGACCAATCCCCGCGATAAAGCGCATATCCTGCTCAATTTGGACGAGAGCACGTATAAAGGCGGCACAATGGGTGCGGATCATCCTATCGCATGGTGCCGGAATTATTCGGGCGGACGATCCTGGTACACCGGCCTCGGCCACACGATAACATCCTATCATGAGCCTTTATTTCTGCAGCATCTTCTCGGGGGTTTACAATGGGCAGCCGGTGTTAAGCCAGGAAGGTGCGAAGCAGCCCCTCAGAAATAA